A window of Peromyscus eremicus chromosome 7, PerEre_H2_v1, whole genome shotgun sequence contains these coding sequences:
- the Cdkn2d gene encoding cyclin-dependent kinase 4 inhibitor D: protein MLLEEVLAGDRLSGAAARGDVQEVRRLLHRELVHPDALNRFGKTALQVMMFGSPAVALELLKQGASPNVQDASGTSPVHDAARTGFLDTLKVLVEHGADVNVLDSTGSLPIHLAIREGHGSVVSFLAAESDLHHRDASGLTPLELARQRGDQHLMDILRGHMVIPM, encoded by the exons atgctcctGGAAGAAGTCCTCGCTGGCGACCGGCTGAGTGGCGCAGCGGCCCGTGGCGACGTGCAGGAGGTGCGCCGCCTTCTGCACCGGGAGCTGGTGCATCCTGACGCTCTGAACCGTTTTGGCAAGACAGCCTTGCAG GTCATGATGTTTGGAAGTCCAGCAGTTGCTCTGGAACTCCTGAAGCAAGGCGCTAGCCCCAATGTCCAAGATGCCTCTGGTACCAGTCCAGTGCATGATGCAGCCCGCACTGGGTTCCTGGACACCTTGAAGGTCCTGGTGGAGCATGGTGCTGATGTCAATGTCCTGGACAGCACCGGTTCGCTCCCCATCCACCTGGCGATCCGAGAGGGCCATGGCTCCGTGGTCAGCTTCCTAGCTGCCGAATCTGACCTCCATCACAGGGACGCTTCGGGTCTCACCCCCCTGGAGTTGGCCCGGCAGAGAGGGGATCAGCACCTCATGGACATCCTGCGGGGGCACATGGTGATCCCAATGTGA
- the Ap1m2 gene encoding LOW QUALITY PROTEIN: AP-1 complex subunit mu-2 (The sequence of the model RefSeq protein was modified relative to this genomic sequence to represent the inferred CDS: deleted 1 base in 1 codon) — protein MSASAVFILDVKGKPLISRNYKGDVPMTEIDHFMPLLMQREEEGVLAPLLSHGRVHFLWIKHSNLYLVATTLKNANASLVYSFLYKTVEVFCEYFKELEEESIRDNFVIVYELLDELMDFGFPQTTDSKILQEYITQQGNKLETGKSRVPPTVTNAVSWRSEGIKYKKNEVFIDVIESVNLLVNANGSVLLSEIVGTIKLKVFLSGMPELRLGLNDRVLFELTGRSKNKSVELEDVKFHQCVRLSRFDNDRTISFIPPDGDFELMSYRLSTQVKPLIWIESVIEKFSHSRVEIMVKAKGQFKKQSVANGVEISVPVPSDADSPRFKTSVGSAKYVPEKNVVIWSIKSFPGGKEYLMRAHFGLPSVETEEVEGRPPIGVKFEIPYFTVSGIQVRYMKIIEKSGYQALPWVRYITQSGDYQLRTS, from the exons ATGTCGGCCTCGGCAGTCTTCATTCTGGACGTCAAGGGCAAG CCCCTGATTAGCCGGAACTACAAAGGTGATGTGCCCATGACAGAGATCGACCACTTCATGCCACTGCTTATGCAGCGTGAGGAGGAGGGGGTGCTGGCCCCGCTGCTGAGCCATGGCCGAGTGCACTTCCTGTGGATCAAACACAGCAACCTCTACT TGGTGGCCACCACCCTGAAGAACGCCAAC GCCTCTCTGGTGTACTCCTTTCTGTACAAGACCGTGGAG GTCTTCTGTGAGTACTTtaaggagctggaggaggagagcATCCGAGATAACTTTGTCATTGTGTATGAGCTGCTGGATGAGCTCATGGACTTCGGCTTTCCACAGACCACGGACAGCAAGATCCTGCAGGA GTACATCACACAACAGGGCAACAAGTTGGAGACAGGCAAGTCTCGAGTACCACCTACGGTCACCAATGCTGTTTCATGGCGCTCCGAGGGGATCAAGTACAAAAAGAATGAGGTCTTCATTGACGTCATAGAGTCTGTTAACCTTCTG GTCAATGCTAATGGCAGTGTCTTGCTCAGCGAGATTGTGGGCACCATCAAGCTGAAGGTGTTTTTGTCTGGGATGCCAGAGCTGCGGCTGGGCCTCAATGACCGAGTGCTCTTTGAGCTTACTGGCC GCAGCAAGAACAAGTCTGTGGAACTGGAAGATGTGAAATTCCACCAGTGTGTGAGGCTTTCGCGCTTTGACAATGACCGCACCATCTCCTTCATCCCCCCGGATGGGGACTTTGAACTCATGTCCTACCGCCTCAGCACCCAG GTCAAACCCCTGATCTGGATCGAGTCCGTCATTGAGAAATTCTCCCACAGCCGAGTGGAGATCATGGTCAAG GCTAAGGGGCAATTTAAGAAGCAGTCAGTGGCCAATGGCGTGGAAATATCTGTGCCTGTTCCCAGTGATGCAGACTCCCCACGCTTCAAGACCAGTGTGGGCAGTGCCAAGTATGTGCCTGAGAAGAATGTTGTCATTTGGAGTATCAAGTCCTTCCCT GGCGGCAAAGAGTACTTGATGCGTGCCCACTTTGGGCTCCCCAGCGTGGAAACTGAGGAGGTGGAGGGCCGGCCACCCATTGGGGTCAAGTTTGAGATTCCATACTTTACAGTTTCTGGCATCCAG GTCCGTTACATGAAGATCATTGAGAAAAGTGGATACCAGGCCCTGCCCTGGGTCCGCTACATCACCCAGAGTGGGG atTATCAACTTCGTACCAGCTAG